CAGCTGCTGGGTCCAACTCACCCTCATCTATGGCAACCACAACGGCTTCCGCTATTTCTGCTGCTGGAGCAGGTGCTGGAGCATCACCATCTATGTCGAGGTCAAAGGATGGTGCGTCGCAGAACCTGTCACCATGATAGCTGCAAGAGTTTGATCTACGTATGGGTTCAAGGCCCAGGGCATCTCCTTGCGGCACATACACAGGTGCATCGTTCGCTGACTTGGTTCGCAATAGTGTTGTAGTTGGCGGCCTTGGAGGCTTGCACCTACTTACAATGTTGAAGACATCCTCTTGTGTTAATGAGTGATGAAAGTCAGCTCTTGGTGATGTAGGCTTGCTTGGCTGTTGTGTGCTAGCTCTTGGGGATGGCACTTTGGCAGTTTGATCACCTCCTTTCGTGTTTGGCATTGAAGTATCTATATGAGTTGGCACCTTGGGGCTTGCAGTTGCAGTGGTGCCTTCCTGAGCAACAGTGTTGGTTTTGACTGTGAACACGCTGCTAACTGACACATCAGTTGGCACACTGGTATCTACAGTTGGCATCTTTCCAGTCTGAGTTGGCAGCAACCTAGCAAAACGTGGCACCCCTGCATCAATTGATGTGGCATGCAGTTCTGTCTCATCTCTGAACCCCACACCTTTTGTGCCCTGTTCCCCCTTTGTGCCCTTGGCAAACTTGACAATCTTTTGATGCTTATCTGGTTTAGGTGGGACTGCTGAAAGAGGAGTCTTCCCTTGGCTGTGTTGAACTCCTGTGATGGTGGTTGGCTCTCTGCTCACTACAGTTGGCATATCAGTTTGAACCACAGCTTCCTTGACCATGTTTATTTCAGCATCTGCACTCACCATCTTCTCCTTGGTTTGAGGCAACTGCAGATTCTTCTTCATTGAAACTGCTTTGCGCTTCTGGACTACTTGAGGGTTTGCCACTAATGCTGCCTTGCTCTTGCTGCAGCTTACATCTGGAAGCTGCTTCAAATATTCCTTGTATTTTTTTCTTTGATTGAACCCAGTCAAGACCCTTTCCTGCTTCCTCCATGTCAATTTTATTCTTTTCAGCCTCACTTGATAAGAACAGGCTCTGATCAATGGCAAAGTTGATTTTCTCACACATCTCTTTGTCACTAAAATCTGGCTCGGGAAAGGTGGTTGGCAAACTGGCTTCAAGTTGCACAGCTTGAACATATCAATGCTGCCCTCAGACTCTGCTTCGTCGTTTTTCTTTGACTTCGGCAAATCCTTGTCTTTCCAGCAAGTTTTGTCAATCAACATCTGTAGTGTGCTCCTGCTGCTCAATGAATTGCTGCTGCTGGCAGGGTTGGCGGAGCTGCTAGTCCTCCTGGATGTGTTGCCGCATGTACCACTAGAACCAGGggcgttgtcatcatcatcatcgctgctatcactgcctccattggatcccccttgatcatcaccatcaacatcctcgtcttcttcctcatcatcttcttccccCTCACTGCCATCAACTGCTGCACCTTTGTCTCCGTCCCCCTCTTtggcctcatcttcttcttcctcctcctctgtctcactatcttcttccttgtcctcctcctctcctttgtcctcttcttctttgtcctcctcttctttctcctcatcttcttcctcctcctcctcctcctcctctgcatcttcttctttgtcatcctcctctttgtcctcctcctctgATTCATCCGCATATGTGTCCTCGTCATCGACAACATCTAGCGctggttccatttcctcatcttcttctgactcctcaacaaactcttcttcttcttgtatagTTGAAACGCGTCTCTTTATTTTTGGAGCACGGCGTGACACCCCGGTTCCCATTGATGGCTGCTGTACGTAGGGATCAATATCCAACTCCTCGTCATCGATCTTGGCAACTGCTTCAATGAAGGTGCCAACCTGTTCAGTTACAGCCTTGCACAGGTCATTAACCACTTTGGCAATCTTTGCCTTTTTCTACATCAACACACAAAAAAGATTCAGTACTGATTCAGTTAGAAAACATTTTAAAAAGGAAAATGTCTGTAACTGAACCATGATGTGTTAAGCAAGCCGACTAAGACAAATTTCTTGGCCAACTAAAAACATGATTCTAGCCAACTACACATGCATTGTGGCCAAAACTAAACATGCATTATGCCAAGTTGATGTCATTGGTTGCAAAGGAACACATTGACTGTCCAAAGAATATGTGCAACTAAAAAAGCATATATGTGCAACTGAACATACATCCCAGCCAACTGAATCATGTATTCTCGCAACTAAAAATGCATATATGTGCAACTGAACATACATCCcagccaaaagaaaatgttggtaaCTGATACAAACTTCTGTATGCAAAAGACTAACCTGCGGATTGTAGGTTATTGGTAACTTGGATGCCATGAATGCTTCAGCTTGCAAAATACCACCAAATAGTGGTGTCTGCTCCGTGCCTCTATACTCCTCTTTAAGCTgatgtaaaaaacagaaaaagaaaagaacaaggtTATCAAAACAGATTTGTGTGTTAAACGAAACCAAACATTATAACCTGTGCAACTACAACAAGATACTATGTAGACAATTCGATTCTACATATATGCAACTGAACAAAGACACAAAAACTGTGCAACCCACATGGCACCTAAAAAAAGTTTCTGCCAACTGATGTCACATATCTGTGCAACAAGATAAGTAAAACTGTGCAACTTAAAACAGATGGTGTGCCAATTAAAAAATGAAAACGTGTGCAGATGCCAAACTTAAAGCTACAAGCTGTGCAACTACATGCATTGTTCTGCCAACTGATGACAGTTTTTTGTGCAATTTCAGAAAAGTGAGCAGACATCAATAGAACATAAAAAGGAGACACTGTTGGAAAAAAACAAAGAGAACTCACTTGTAATTTGCCGAACACACCAGGAGAGATCGTGTCCTTCTTGATCACCTTGGCAATTAGGATACTATCCCATGCATTCGCTCGTATTGCGCAGTTGCTTACTGGGATATCATGAACGAGTGCATCAAGGTATAGTATCTGCACCAGACCCAACAAAGGAAAAGGCCAAGAGTTATTATGAGGAGTATTTCAGCAAACTATAACTGCACAAAGAAGAAGAACACATGGAAGTGGTCATTTTCACTAACCATCAAGTGATACAAGCAGTAGCAGATGGTTTGCTTCTCCTGGTCCATGTTCCGGAAAACTTCATTTATGTGTTCTGCTACAAAGAGGCAGATGTTTGTGTTCTTGAGCATTTCATCATCTAGCACAAGTCTGTAGCACTTTGGGCTGAGCTTCAGGGCCGTGGTTGGTGCCAGAAAAGTGCTAAAGGCAACCGCAAGCCAGGCCATAAAGAATGTGTCATCTGTTCTTCCAGCCATAACCTGAATCATCTTGCACCATGTAGTGATCTGGggatgagaatttccagttatgtTGAAAGCCTCTTTGAATCTCCTAGTTGAATCCTTGTCAACTACATATCTGACTTTTTAACCCCTGTTTGGGAGATCAAATACCCTATGAACACTGTCAGCATCGACACGGATCCTTCCCCTTCCTGGGAAAACCATTTCAGAGCTCTCTGGCTGGTAGGACTGCACCAGGAACTTAGTGAGGTCCACTGGAAGTGTGTCTGATAAGTTCAATAGGCCCCCGAACAACCTCGAAATTAGCTCAGACTTCTGCGGTGGGGATAGAGAGCCGTTGAACTTTGCAAACCGCCCTGGTGATGCCCTTATCATGCCCGCTTGTGATGGTCGCTCCACATCTTCCCCTGCAGCCACCTCAACTCCTTCACCGCTGGCCTGTGATGAGAAAATAAAAACATTAAGGAAACATTAAACACAAGAGAAAAAATAGGAATGAAAAAAATTAGCAATCATCATTTGGATCAGTATTGCAAGAACTATATAAACATAACATGGATCATGCCAACTAATATGATGTTTTTGTGCAACTAATAAAGCTCATGATGACAACTGAAGACTACCAGTGTGCAACCTGCAAAAAAACTAAGAAAATATACTAGACCTGACAACTACAAAAAGTTCTAGGGGATGCGCAACGATAAGAAATGATATTGCAACAAGATAACAACAACTAAAAAAAGGTTTGCAAGGAAGTGTTCAATAGCTCATAAACACACAAAAAAACCCACATACCTCAGCATCTACTGCGGAAGATGCGACAGCTCCTCCAACAACTGCTGCCTGCACAAAAAATTGTCCAGTGATGTCAACTATAAGATGCCAACTTGTCAACTACAAGATGCCAACTAATGTCAACTATATTTAGATCAAGATGACCAGAGATGTCAACTACAAAGATTGTTATTGACCAACTAAAACAAAAATAGTGGTGCCAACGGCTGCATAATTTCATCAGCGTCTAAAAAGCAAGAAACACTTATATTCAAGAATTTACTTACCCTAGAAGATGACTCAGCTCCCTTTCCAAGTGCTGCACGTCTAGTCCGCTTTACAACATGAAACTGATCAACatcctaaaaaaaataaaaaacatgagcatGGGAAAAAAAAATTattatatgacccaaacaaaaccaaaaaaggggcttgtgtcatcagcatgccacttacctcaactTCCTCTCCCTGCTGAACACTCCGCACAGGTCGTGGCTGGCGATTAGCAGGACGCTTCGAGTTCCGGCGAAGCGACTGACTTCCAGAACGCTGATTAAGcaaccaaaaaatgaaaaaaaggacaTTAGCATATGTGCACAAGTTGAAAACAACTCAAAAACACACAAAAAGTGAAAAAAATACATCGTCTTCATTGCCATCCGCATCTCCTCCTATTATAACCATTTTGCCCTGCAGGGGGGAATACAACAAAAGAAAACATAGTTAGAAGATGCGCAAACAAACTAGAGAAATGATAAAAGGTTGCTTTGATCTACAGACCTCTACACATAAGCAGGACACATATTGCAAAAAACTATAAAACATGTGGACAGCCAACTACTACAATGATGCAGCCAACTGGGCAGTCAACCTTGTGCAAACTGGACAGCATATAAGCCAACTAAGTTTAACTGTGGCAAGTAATAACTAGGCAGAAAATAGTTAACTAAAGGCAACAAGCTCATTATGATAACTTGTGCAACTGGGACAAACAAAAAATGCATAGCCAAATATCCACAACAAGACTTGCAGATTGAGTATACTATATTGGAAAATTGGCAAGCATTGGTACTAATTTGCACAATCAAGGGTCCCTATTTGCACACAGCCGGAGAAAAACACATGAACCACCACATCCACCACAAGGCTGGCAGATTGGGTAGACTACATTGGAAAACTGGCAAGCATTGGTGCTAAATTGAACAAACAAGAGTCCCTAGTTGCACACAGCAGGGGGGAAACAGCAAGCCAACTAAGTAGGGCAACTAGCACAAGTGTATAACATGTGAACAGCCAACTAGTAAAAGTGATGCAGCCAACTGAGcaggcaacttgtgcaactgaacacCGTATAGACAACCAACTAGTACAAACAGTAAGTCAACTAACCAAGACAACTGGTGCAACTGCAGAGCATATGGACAGCCAACTACTATATGGATGCAGCCAACTGGGGAGAATTTTGTGCAACTAACCAAAAATCTCTACCTAAATCTCTGTACAACAACTTCAAATCAGCCAATGCATTGCACACAACATTGCGCACATCTAATACAACTTTGAGAAGGACTAGAAATCATGAACAGATCTCAAACCCCTGCCAATTGAAACAGGAACTAAACAGCCAATCGCCCTAAAATCGCAACGGGCGCCGTGGACGTGCATTCCCTGCTACCTATCGACTACCCCGTGCCCTAGCCAACTACACCTTGGCCCTGGCCAGCCACCCGTGCCCTGAACAACCCCACTAGACGCGTCCTTGTAGATCCCGACCACCGTTGGGTGCGTGCTACCAGAGAGGAGAAATGAACTCAACATGACCAGAATCGAGCATAAGCAGGGGTAGTTCGCCATTCCCGAACCCTAGAAAGCATTCCCCTCACATATCGGCGCATCCGCGCTCCGCGAGACAGAAAGAGGGAGGAGAAGCATGGAGAAGTCGCAGGCGAGCATACCTCCGACGCCGAGGAGCAGCAGCGATTCCCCGCGCGGAGAACCACCCGCAAGCCGTCGTCGTCCTGAGCACTCCGCCGCGACTCCCCCGTATCGCGCCCGTTCGATGGAGAGGCTGGCGAGGACGAAGACGAAGATGGAATGGGGAGAGAGCACCGCTGCGGGCGAGGGATTTCATGCACAGATTTCGAAACCGCCGCCCACGACCCCCACTACTCCCTCTTCTATCGCTTACAGGTGGGCCTCCCCCACGTCCAGATGGGAACAAAACCGCCCCACGACCGCGGGCGGGGGCAATCAGACCAGGTGGCACCTGGCAGACGGGGGCGTGATCCGTGGCGCGATCGTGCGGCTAGGACGCGGCCGCCCGGTTTTGTTAGATGGTGCGCGTGTTTTTTTTAGGTTTTAGGTTCTTATATTTCGGGACTGAGGGAGTACCTCTTTGTGTGTGTATGGAAAACAGCCTCAGAATGCCGGCAAATCCTTGGCTAGCCCAACGCAGACTAACATCGGCCTACAGGCCCATCCATTCGCCTCGTCATTCACAGGCCCTCCTCTCTCCCGACGGACCCGAGGACCCCGTCGCGATTCTAGTCTGCCATCCTCCGGCGAGCGAACCGGCGAAGACCAACGCGACGCAGGTGACCGGCTCCTCCCTTCCTCTCCTGTCTGACTACCTCGCTCTCCGGCATTTCCATCTTCCGGCCTTCCACTTATCTCAACCTTTTGCCTTGGCTGTCCGTGCTCTTTAGCGAGGACGCGCCCCACCTGCTCGACGGAATGCTCCCTAGGAAGCAGCTCAAGAACAGCGAAGCGCCGTCCGCGGCGGAGATGGACGACCTCCTGGACGACGTACTTCCCATCGTCATCTCGTTCCTGCCGGCGCACGAGGCGGTGCGGACGTGCGTGCTCTCCCCACGCTGGCGCCACTTTTGGACCTCTGCGCCCGGTCTCCGCATCACCGCCTCGGGGACTTCGGGAGCGCCGACAAGTTCAATCAGTTCGTAGACCGCCTGCTCTTCCTCCGTCGCCACTCAAACTGCCCACTGGAGTCATGTGAGTTCGATCTGGACGACAGGGAGTTTGATTTCAACTCCATCTCGTCCTTTCAGCATGTGTATCGGTGGAGCCTGCAGTCTGCTTTAGACTGCAATGTACGGGTCCTTCGGTGCAGTTTCACGGACACCAACCCCAACTTCCGCATGTTTCCCGAGCAACTATCTGAATATCCAGAGCCTCTACTCTCCCAGCACCTCACTAGGCTAGAGCTCCTTTGCGTCCGCTGCGCTCTTGATTTTTCGGGCTGTCCAGTGCTAGTGGACCTTAAGATGGAGCAGTGCGTTACACATGCTGCTGAAATGTTGTCTCCATCCTTGCGACAGCTGAGTACGGTCTGCTGTGAACTCTCCATGCGGTATCGTACTCAAATAACCTTACCGAATCTTGTTCGCTTGGAATTAATTAATTGTGCTGGTAGAGTTCCATTACTTGAAAGCTTGCCATCATTGGAAACGGCGGTTGTTGATCTTGGGGAGTTTTCTGAGGATCGGTGTCCTGCGTCAGGCTGTCTTGATGAGGATCCATGCTTTGGTTGTCGTTTTCATTTTGAGTTCATTGCTCAACGCGGAAGTAGCTACTTCTTCCAGGGTTTGTCTCGAGCCAAACACTTAGAGTTGTTAGCTTCCTATAATGATGCGGTATGTATGCTTGCAGCCCCTTTATTTTGTCTTCTAATGTTATATCAAGAACTATACCATCAGCTAACATGCATGTACCCAGTTTATGCTCTCAAACTGTCATACTTATTTCCGTACCAGAAATTATCAACCAACATCATAATTCAGTCAAAATTTAGTGCAGTCAGCCAGTCACATTCATTGTCTTCAATCTATGTAGTTACTCGAAACTGGTTCAGGAATCCCCTCATGATCTGACCTTTTTGTTATTTGATAATTGTCACTAGCTTCTACTAATTCCAAAATGGTACCTTTACTATGACAATGACACACAAAATATATACATGCTACAATTTTTTCCATTATTTGTTTCTAGTTACTATGGAAATTTCAATCTCTAGTTCTCTACCGAAATGATTGGTCTCATTCTCTACATAAATGATCTAGCAGGCTTACTCAATCTCGATTATTTGCATGTTGTG
This region of Triticum aestivum cultivar Chinese Spring chromosome 2D, IWGSC CS RefSeq v2.1, whole genome shotgun sequence genomic DNA includes:
- the LOC123055888 gene encoding uncharacterized protein produces the protein MPANPWLAQRRLTSAYRPIHSPRHSQALLSPDGPEDPVAILVCHPPASEPAKTNATQEAAQEQRSAVRGGDGRPPGRRTSHRHLVPAGARGGADVRALPTLAPLLDLCARSPHHRLGDFGSADKFNQFVDRLLFLRRHSNCPLESCEFDLDDREFDFNSISSFQHVYRWSLQSALDCNVRVLRCSFTDTNPNFRMFPEQLSEYPEPLLSQHLTRLELLCVRCALDFSGCPVLVDLKMEQCVTHAAEMLSPSLRQLSTVCCELSMRYRTQITLPNLVRLELINCAGRVPLLESLPSLETAVVDLGEFSEDRCPASGCLDEDPCFGCRFHFEFIAQRGSSYFFQGLSRAKHLELLASYNDAFIFQRDLKWRPTFPMLKTLILDDWCLHADLSAVIHFIQHSPNLEKVTLRFIEEFDSSMVTEGDNNLLEGTFSSDHLKMVEIKSLKVDGRINKILKILSACGISLEKINIRQANTSS